One Fretibacterium sp. OH1220_COT-178 genomic region harbors:
- a CDS encoding translation initiation factor, with protein sequence MSPKKTKSESPKRIDTTTESGPLGLSLGELMGHPVPPPAPGGKPEPSAVAPPPSFSRVVLQRTRAGRGGKWVTRVLTTPAPTATQLETLARDLRKALGTGAHVEEGVIVVQGDIAERIETWFRECGVTKIVR encoded by the coding sequence TTGAGTCCGAAAAAAACGAAAAGCGAAAGCCCGAAACGCATCGACACCACGACGGAGAGCGGCCCCCTCGGCCTGTCCCTGGGGGAGCTCATGGGGCATCCCGTACCGCCTCCGGCCCCGGGGGGGAAACCCGAACCCTCCGCCGTCGCCCCGCCCCCCTCGTTTTCCCGCGTCGTCCTTCAGCGGACACGCGCCGGGCGGGGCGGCAAGTGGGTCACCCGGGTTCTGACGACCCCGGCACCGACGGCAACGCAGCTCGAGACCCTGGCCCGGGATCTGCGCAAAGCTCTGGGGACCGGTGCGCACGTCGAGGAGGGCGTGATCGTGGTTCAGGGGGATATTGCGGAACGCATCGAAACGTGGTTCCGCGAATGCGGCGTCACAAAGATCGTCCGCTGA
- the rsmA gene encoding 16S rRNA (adenine(1518)-N(6)/adenine(1519)-N(6))-dimethyltransferase RsmA: MSRSPRGGVAPDGFRALHRFGQNFLVDRGVLEDIVRRASIGEDDVVLEIGPGQGVLTRALLERGCSRLHAVELDERLRETLESLALREPRLCLHWSDALRVDYAALDPFPRKVVANIPYSITTPLIWTLLRFAGRGLRYHLYMVQKEAADRLAAEADTKERYPLGVTLEVMGGVERVRRVPPSCFRPRPRVDSAVVEIVLTRNFHLMEDALWSDMLHRAFAQRRKTLFNNLKGFGKIEDWEELLRKTGLDPRNRAEDLRGEEWLRLHEALRTSVG; the protein is encoded by the coding sequence GTGAGCCGTTCGCCGAGGGGTGGCGTCGCACCGGACGGGTTTCGGGCCCTGCATCGTTTTGGCCAGAACTTTCTGGTCGATCGGGGAGTTCTGGAGGATATCGTCCGCCGTGCTTCGATAGGGGAGGACGACGTCGTCCTGGAGATTGGTCCGGGGCAGGGCGTGTTGACCCGGGCGCTGCTCGAACGGGGGTGTTCCCGCCTCCATGCGGTCGAGCTCGACGAACGCCTCAGGGAGACGCTGGAGTCGCTGGCATTGCGGGAACCGCGGCTTTGCCTCCACTGGAGCGACGCCCTACGCGTGGATTACGCAGCGCTCGATCCCTTTCCCCGCAAGGTGGTGGCGAACATCCCCTACAGCATCACGACCCCCTTGATATGGACGCTTCTGCGTTTCGCCGGGCGGGGACTTCGGTATCATCTTTACATGGTGCAGAAGGAGGCGGCGGATCGCCTTGCGGCGGAGGCGGATACGAAGGAGCGCTATCCTCTGGGGGTGACCCTGGAGGTGATGGGGGGGGTCGAACGGGTACGCCGGGTTCCTCCCTCCTGCTTCCGTCCCAGGCCGCGTGTGGATTCCGCCGTGGTGGAGATCGTACTGACCAGGAATTTCCATTTGATGGAGGACGCCCTGTGGAGCGACATGCTTCACAGGGCCTTCGCCCAGAGGCGCAAGACGTTGTTCAACAACCTCAAAGGTTTCGGAAAGATCGAAGATTGGGAGGAACTGCTGAGGAAAACGGGCCTAGATCCGCGAAACAGGGCCGAGGACCTTCGGGGCGAGGAATGGTTGCGCCTGCATGAGGCCCTGAGGACGTCCGTCGGTTAG
- a CDS encoding flagellar biosynthesis protein FliR — MPQSSVYALLGLLSFVLALWVARLVVRIQRGELPGGDLWVLYLRILLGFLFAAAIVYGYRSFSP, encoded by the coding sequence ATGCCACAGAGCAGCGTTTATGCTCTTTTGGGGCTTCTCTCCTTCGTTCTCGCCCTTTGGGTCGCCCGACTGGTGGTGAGGATCCAGAGGGGCGAGCTTCCCGGCGGGGACCTCTGGGTCCTGTATCTCAGGATTCTGTTGGGTTTTTTGTTTGCGGCCGCCATCGTCTACGGCTACCGGTCTTTTTCCCCCTGA
- a CDS encoding HAD family hydrolase, with protein sequence MTEATIAPPFWHPALMDAFILDWDGVLADTRLDFTALRRKYFGGRIVPLIETADALPPPLREEVKAEIRRIEMEGAERAVPVDGAREFLAWLRRSGKPWAVVSRNCRDSILLAAERCGIALPPVLLSREDPAVKPEPEALALASERLGIALDNCVMVGDFVYDMLGARRAAVRCVLVERDPEEWGHLADAAYPRLRDFLSALETPSALVPWEYRALAEERGEAYLRAQGQCLWHLPEQGAYRLAVQLARRGAVRLTVPEGARLRMEDWKNSELPPRHIDRPLADVLREVLSQRWPSIQILSDPPPGLRSVDVRGIADADLDAFLLDVLCGDSAS encoded by the coding sequence ATGACCGAAGCGACGATCGCCCCTCCCTTCTGGCACCCCGCGTTGATGGACGCCTTCATCTTGGATTGGGACGGCGTCCTGGCCGACACCAGACTGGATTTCACCGCCCTGCGGCGAAAATATTTCGGGGGCAGGATCGTGCCTCTGATCGAAACTGCGGATGCCCTCCCGCCCCCTCTTCGCGAGGAGGTCAAGGCAGAGATCCGGCGCATCGAAATGGAGGGGGCGGAGAGGGCCGTCCCCGTCGACGGAGCGCGTGAATTCCTCGCGTGGCTGAGACGGTCCGGAAAGCCCTGGGCCGTCGTCTCCCGCAACTGCAGGGATTCCATTTTGCTGGCCGCCGAGCGGTGCGGGATCGCGTTGCCCCCCGTCCTGCTCAGCCGGGAGGACCCCGCCGTCAAGCCCGAGCCCGAGGCCCTGGCCCTGGCGTCGGAGCGACTGGGCATCGCCTTGGACAACTGCGTCATGGTGGGAGACTTCGTCTACGACATGCTCGGAGCCCGACGCGCGGCGGTCCGTTGCGTCCTGGTCGAGCGCGACCCCGAGGAGTGGGGGCATCTGGCCGATGCGGCCTACCCCCGGCTGCGGGACTTTCTTTCGGCCCTGGAGACTCCCTCCGCTCTCGTCCCGTGGGAATACCGTGCCCTCGCCGAGGAACGCGGCGAAGCCTACCTTCGTGCTCAGGGCCAATGTCTGTGGCACCTGCCGGAGCAGGGAGCCTATCGCCTGGCCGTCCAGCTGGCGCGGCGCGGCGCGGTCAGGCTGACCGTTCCCGAGGGAGCTCGGCTCCGGATGGAGGATTGGAAGAATTCGGAGCTCCCGCCCCGCCACATCGACCGTCCTCTCGCGGACGTGCTGCGGGAGGTGCTCAGCCAGCGCTGGCCCTCCATACAGATCCTCTCCGACCCCCCGCCCGGGCTTCGGTCCGTCGATGTCAGGGGAATTGCGGATGCCGATCTGGACGCTTTTCTACTAGACGTACTGTGCGGGGACAGTGCGTCATGA
- a CDS encoding Na+/H+ antiporter subunit E: MTVFVLSFLAYLTLAWSGESGGGILFEALGAASIVTLAAPGIPIDLRPGRGLNPRRWWLVLRCLFGPVLSGLVRGALEVGGRFTTGDMHPGIVSFDPHLKRDLARALLAGLLNLRPGILVLDVGGDGVFCLHLLDARGGAAEAEKMCMPLVRWVRRIAE, translated from the coding sequence ATGACCGTTTTTGTTCTTTCCTTTCTGGCCTATCTGACGCTCGCCTGGTCCGGGGAGTCCGGAGGGGGGATTCTTTTCGAAGCCCTTGGGGCCGCCTCCATCGTAACGCTTGCGGCACCGGGGATCCCCATCGACTTAAGACCCGGCAGGGGCCTCAATCCGAGACGCTGGTGGCTCGTTCTGCGCTGCCTCTTCGGGCCGGTCCTCTCAGGACTTGTAAGGGGGGCGCTCGAGGTGGGCGGTCGGTTCACAACCGGGGACATGCACCCCGGGATCGTCAGTTTCGATCCCCATCTCAAGCGCGATCTCGCCCGGGCCCTGTTGGCGGGGCTCCTGAATCTCCGCCCGGGTATCCTGGTGCTGGACGTCGGCGGAGACGGCGTCTTTTGTCTTCATCTTCTCGATGCCCGAGGCGGGGCCGCCGAGGCGGAGAAGATGTGCATGCCCCTTGTGCGGTGGGTCAGGAGGATCGCGGAGTGA
- a CDS encoding NADH-quinone oxidoreductase subunit D-related protein translates to MSRPYTLLLGTTCSGSIPVPLRLELEGERILGARLLPFPEKNSWRTVSPERGLKIVAGLPGTDAFARSLCYIQAVERAGGWEVPPRGQYVRTAMLELERMASHLLWIARLCRSIGFASGLHRALRLGHSVLEAADPLLEAPFGRGLLKVGGVSKDISPKADREIRRMAVSLPGEFESLSSRLLKGVPVRPRIEAVGILGRAEALRCGVTGPVARGSGIRMDLRKSAPGEAYSDIEVEPVLPGESGGGGRGDVRDRLAVRVGELSQSLRILIKIFEGLPEGPLATEPLAPPLGATGWGIVGAPQGDENQFVRLDGEGNVSLWERRSPGASNLTALPDLLVGNELADVAPILASVAPVF, encoded by the coding sequence ATGTCGAGGCCCTATACCCTTCTGTTGGGTACGACCTGCTCCGGCTCCATTCCGGTTCCGCTTCGTTTGGAGCTGGAGGGGGAACGCATCCTGGGGGCCCGTCTCCTGCCGTTCCCTGAAAAAAACTCCTGGCGTACCGTGTCCCCGGAGCGGGGGCTGAAGATCGTCGCAGGGCTTCCGGGGACGGACGCCTTTGCCCGCAGTCTCTGCTATATTCAGGCCGTAGAGCGCGCGGGGGGCTGGGAGGTCCCCCCGAGGGGGCAGTATGTCCGTACCGCGATGCTCGAGCTGGAGCGGATGGCCTCGCACCTCCTGTGGATCGCACGGCTCTGCCGCTCCATCGGCTTCGCTTCAGGCCTTCACAGGGCGCTACGCTTGGGACATTCCGTCCTGGAAGCTGCGGACCCCCTTTTAGAGGCGCCTTTCGGCCGCGGGCTCCTGAAGGTCGGGGGGGTCTCGAAGGACATCTCTCCCAAGGCCGACCGTGAGATTCGGAGGATGGCCGTGTCCCTTCCCGGCGAGTTCGAATCCCTGTCCTCACGACTGCTGAAGGGGGTTCCGGTCCGCCCGCGCATCGAGGCCGTGGGCATACTGGGGCGGGCGGAGGCCCTGCGCTGCGGAGTGACCGGGCCGGTCGCCCGCGGCAGCGGGATTCGCATGGATCTTCGAAAGAGCGCCCCCGGGGAGGCCTACTCGGATATCGAAGTGGAGCCGGTCCTTCCTGGGGAGTCCGGCGGAGGGGGGCGCGGGGATGTGCGTGACCGTTTGGCCGTTCGTGTGGGCGAGCTGTCTCAGTCGTTGCGGATACTTATAAAAATTTTTGAGGGGCTCCCCGAAGGGCCCCTCGCCACCGAGCCCCTGGCTCCCCCTCTTGGAGCGACGGGGTGGGGCATCGTCGGGGCGCCTCAGGGGGACGAGAATCAATTCGTGCGCTTGGATGGAGAGGGCAACGTCTCCCTGTGGGAGCGCCGATCGCCCGGGGCGTCCAATCTGACCGCGCTGCCCGATCTGCTCGTGGGGAACGAACTGGCCGATGTCGCTCCGATCCTGGCCAGCGTCGCCCCGGTATTCTGA
- a CDS encoding pyridoxamine 5'-phosphate oxidase family protein, translated as MRRKDREVADLGAIERIIGACKVFRLAMVDGTRPYVVPMNFGYDLRGGALEFYCHSAPEGRKIDILRGNPEVCFEMDCGHRLVEAEAACSYGFAYSSVIGEGSVFFIEEPEEKLRALLKIMEHQAGRSDFSIPPEALSRVLMFKVAATSFSAKQRLLPE; from the coding sequence ATGAGGCGGAAGGACCGTGAGGTGGCGGATCTCGGGGCTATCGAACGGATTATCGGGGCCTGCAAGGTTTTTCGATTGGCTATGGTCGATGGGACGCGGCCCTACGTCGTCCCGATGAATTTTGGTTACGACCTTCGGGGCGGAGCGCTCGAGTTCTATTGCCACAGTGCTCCGGAGGGCCGCAAGATCGATATCCTGAGGGGGAATCCCGAGGTCTGCTTCGAGATGGACTGCGGCCACCGGCTTGTCGAGGCCGAGGCCGCCTGCAGTTACGGCTTCGCCTACTCGAGCGTCATCGGGGAAGGATCGGTCTTCTTCATCGAGGAGCCTGAGGAAAAACTGCGGGCATTGCTGAAAATCATGGAGCACCAGGCGGGGCGGTCGGATTTTTCCATTCCCCCTGAAGCCCTGAGTCGGGTTTTGATGTTCAAGGTCGCGGCCACGTCGTTCTCGGCCAAACAGCGGCTCCTCCCCGAGTAA
- a CDS encoding replication-associated recombination protein A, whose protein sequence is MREFETPLAERMRPRTLDEYCGQEHLMGPGGPLRTLIEAGRIPSCILYGPPGVGKTTLVRLIAGHTGRSLLEINAVTAKVAELRDLVEEAKRLKAMGGGTSALAFVDELYHFNRSQQNVLLPSVEKGDLILIGTTTENPRYEINKTLLSRMIVFDLHPLKADDLMPLLRRALTDEERGLGGLELEASDPVLRSLALSSGGDVRQALTRLETAAAFAAASGGSTLAESHVERVAGSAHIRFDREGDDHYAIASAMIKSIRGSDPDAALYWLSRLLAGGEDIRFVCRRLLISAAEDIGLADPAALQVASAAAYASDMTGLPEARIILSEAVLYLAAAPKSNSAYLAVDKAMRAIEGGDLQPVPQHLKPDGSGYLYPHDDPRHWLPQRYMETPRRFYHPGDLGYEERIASRLRRLWRRFSEPPDVS, encoded by the coding sequence ATGAGGGAGTTCGAAACACCCCTTGCGGAGCGCATGAGGCCCCGAACACTGGACGAATACTGCGGGCAGGAGCATCTTATGGGCCCTGGGGGGCCTCTGCGCACGCTCATCGAGGCCGGACGGATTCCCAGCTGCATCCTCTACGGGCCTCCGGGCGTCGGCAAGACCACCCTGGTCCGCCTCATCGCCGGGCACACCGGGCGCAGCCTCCTGGAGATCAATGCCGTCACGGCCAAGGTCGCAGAGCTGAGGGATCTGGTGGAGGAGGCCAAACGCCTCAAGGCCATGGGGGGAGGCACCTCCGCCCTGGCCTTCGTCGACGAGCTCTACCACTTCAACCGATCTCAGCAGAACGTGCTTCTGCCCTCCGTGGAGAAGGGCGACCTGATCCTGATCGGAACGACGACGGAGAACCCCCGTTACGAGATCAACAAGACCCTGCTCTCGCGGATGATCGTGTTCGACCTTCATCCTTTGAAGGCGGACGACCTCATGCCCTTGCTGCGCCGGGCTCTGACGGATGAAGAACGTGGTCTGGGCGGTCTGGAGCTCGAGGCCTCGGACCCCGTTCTTCGGTCCCTCGCCCTCTCGTCGGGCGGCGACGTCCGCCAGGCCCTGACGCGGCTGGAGACGGCCGCCGCCTTTGCCGCGGCCTCCGGGGGCTCGACCCTGGCCGAAAGCCACGTCGAACGGGTTGCGGGAAGCGCCCACATCCGTTTCGACCGGGAGGGAGACGACCATTACGCCATAGCCTCCGCCATGATCAAGAGCATCCGCGGCTCGGACCCCGACGCGGCACTCTACTGGCTGTCCCGCCTCCTGGCCGGGGGAGAGGACATACGTTTCGTCTGCAGGCGCCTCCTGATCTCCGCCGCGGAGGACATCGGACTGGCGGACCCCGCAGCCCTGCAGGTCGCGTCCGCGGCTGCCTACGCCTCGGACATGACGGGACTTCCCGAGGCCCGCATCATCCTGTCCGAGGCCGTCCTTTACCTGGCCGCCGCCCCGAAGAGCAACAGCGCCTACCTCGCCGTCGACAAGGCCATGAGGGCCATAGAGGGCGGGGACCTCCAGCCCGTTCCCCAGCATCTCAAACCGGACGGCAGCGGTTATCTCTACCCTCACGACGACCCGCGCCACTGGCTCCCCCAGAGGTACATGGAAACCCCGAGGCGCTTCTATCATCCGGGGGATCTGGGCTATGAAGAACGGATCGCCTCTCGGCTGCGTCGCCTCTGGAGGCGCTTCTCCGAGCCGCCGGACGTCTCCTGA
- a CDS encoding NADH-quinone oxidoreductase subunit H has protein sequence MSVFFALFLKMFAAAVLLPLAALGALISDGAVRGLAARILGEPSPSPLQPVHDVLKLSFKESIEPRGSAGPLFRAAPWLSLALVLMVFLYIPAGRFPAVLGGEGDVILIFFLLVASSSFRVLGGTASANSLAVLGAGRETALMMAWGVPFSLVVGALAWLAWRTGMPGVPMGIEVFVAKSVWSVVGGAGVLGLTALMFALAAILPAVSGEGPMQISESEDILSGLSVEYSGIDLAFLEIAGSLRAFAVSALFVSFFLPISASGPFGRGGFFVATLEFPLFWTKVFLVRTTIGSASRVLFTRLSPGGAVRFCLGGALGLSLVGALLLSVDLLL, from the coding sequence ATGAGCGTATTTTTTGCCCTGTTTCTGAAAATGTTCGCCGCTGCGGTCCTTCTGCCCCTGGCGGCCTTGGGGGCCCTGATCTCGGATGGCGCCGTGCGGGGGCTCGCCGCCCGCATTCTGGGAGAGCCCTCTCCGTCCCCTCTGCAGCCGGTCCATGACGTCCTCAAGCTCTCCTTCAAGGAGTCCATCGAGCCGAGGGGCTCCGCCGGGCCCCTGTTTCGAGCCGCTCCCTGGCTCTCTCTGGCCCTGGTCCTGATGGTCTTTCTCTACATCCCCGCGGGACGTTTTCCTGCCGTGCTGGGCGGCGAGGGCGACGTGATCCTGATCTTTTTCCTTCTTGTCGCGAGCAGTTCCTTCAGGGTGCTGGGGGGAACGGCAAGCGCAAATTCGTTGGCCGTCCTGGGGGCCGGACGGGAGACGGCCCTGATGATGGCCTGGGGCGTCCCCTTTTCCCTCGTCGTCGGCGCGCTGGCCTGGCTGGCCTGGCGCACGGGAATGCCCGGGGTCCCGATGGGAATCGAGGTGTTCGTGGCGAAGTCCGTATGGTCGGTGGTCGGCGGGGCCGGGGTGCTGGGCCTGACCGCACTGATGTTTGCCCTTGCCGCCATCCTGCCCGCAGTCTCGGGAGAGGGTCCCATGCAGATATCCGAATCCGAGGACATCCTCTCGGGTCTGTCCGTCGAGTACAGCGGCATCGACCTCGCTTTTCTCGAGATTGCAGGTTCCCTTCGCGCCTTTGCCGTATCCGCCCTCTTCGTCTCGTTCTTCTTGCCGATCTCGGCTTCGGGCCCTTTCGGTCGAGGAGGCTTCTTCGTTGCGACCCTCGAATTCCCGCTCTTCTGGACCAAGGTCTTTCTCGTCCGGACAACGATTGGAAGCGCATCCAGGGTGCTCTTCACCCGCCTCTCTCCCGGAGGGGCCGTGCGGTTCTGCCTGGGGGGAGCCCTGGGGCTGTCGCTGGTCGGGGCCCTGTTGCTGTCCGTGGATCTTCTGCTTTAG
- a CDS encoding NADH-quinone oxidoreductase subunit C encodes MNARFRKNALPCPELAERLNARFGESLKIVAILERRGGHARSVQGQDLLLRVAPTSFAGFVRALFEFDGPVFHGLFGESGEEGVLLHYHFSLFQRRRGSRVGIQATVPLHREELSIPSLVDLLPSAEGCERRLEKILGVSFHPGGGTPFEEE; translated from the coding sequence ATGAACGCCAGGTTCAGAAAAAATGCGTTGCCCTGTCCGGAGCTGGCGGAGCGGCTGAACGCCCGTTTCGGGGAGTCCCTGAAGATCGTCGCGATCCTGGAACGGAGGGGCGGGCACGCCCGTTCCGTTCAGGGACAGGATCTCCTCCTCCGCGTCGCTCCGACGTCGTTTGCCGGTTTTGTCCGGGCGCTCTTCGAATTCGACGGGCCCGTCTTTCACGGCCTCTTCGGCGAGAGCGGCGAAGAAGGAGTTCTGTTGCACTATCATTTCTCCCTCTTCCAAAGACGTAGGGGAAGTCGGGTGGGAATCCAGGCCACGGTTCCTCTGCATCGGGAAGAGCTTTCCATCCCGTCCCTCGTCGACCTGCTCCCGAGTGCGGAGGGCTGCGAACGCAGGCTGGAAAAGATCCTGGGCGTTTCCTTTCACCCCGGCGGAGGGACGCCCTTCGAGGAGGAATGA
- a CDS encoding monovalent cation/H(+) antiporter subunit G has product MPAILLALPLLTGFLFGLLGVIALYRFPDVYTRIQGEFKCLTAGGIFVSASLLLHALVSFLADEGEEHFLPLFLHILVAGVLLAVLKTVGVHALARAVFRSGPSAGSSSAPEERRAS; this is encoded by the coding sequence ATGCCGGCGATTCTTCTCGCGTTGCCGCTGCTGACGGGATTCCTTTTCGGCCTTCTGGGGGTGATCGCCCTGTATCGTTTTCCCGACGTTTACACGCGAATTCAGGGGGAATTCAAGTGTTTGACCGCAGGAGGGATCTTCGTCTCGGCCTCGTTGCTGCTCCATGCCCTCGTGAGCTTCCTCGCGGACGAGGGGGAGGAGCACTTTCTGCCGCTGTTCCTGCACATCCTGGTTGCGGGAGTTCTTCTGGCGGTGCTAAAAACCGTCGGCGTTCATGCCCTGGCCCGCGCCGTTTTTCGATCGGGACCGTCGGCCGGTTCCTCGTCCGCTCCCGAGGAGAGGAGGGCGTCATGA
- a CDS encoding NADH-quinone oxidoreductase subunit K, with translation MTDSIVSPDNAAYLVAALLVLASLLCLLMRRDRIRLCVAVNVLASAGSLLLLLWGCRNGNALPAADGPLAQGGLPTFRFFALLSILLSFSAFVLMLALVVLLGRHHGPAGSNGGERTQ, from the coding sequence ATGACCGATTCGATCGTGAGCCCCGATAACGCCGCGTACCTGGTCGCGGCTCTTTTGGTCCTCGCGTCCCTTCTCTGCCTCCTGATGCGCCGGGACCGCATCCGGCTGTGCGTTGCCGTCAACGTCCTGGCCTCGGCAGGAAGCCTGCTGCTGCTCCTGTGGGGCTGTCGGAACGGCAATGCTCTTCCCGCCGCCGACGGTCCCCTTGCGCAGGGGGGGCTTCCGACCTTCCGCTTCTTCGCGCTGCTCTCCATACTGCTCTCCTTCTCGGCCTTCGTCCTGATGCTGGCTTTGGTCGTCCTTCTCGGCAGGCATCACGGGCCGGCCGGATCCAATGGAGGCGAAAGGACACAATGA
- a CDS encoding monovalent cation/H+ antiporter complex subunit F: MSGVPCLLMGMAVLFLTLSLAALPRLLFASGREDRLVVLDAFNTLVSLALLLAAAACESLVMVDIAIVYIVVSFIVGLCLVQASERGV, encoded by the coding sequence GTGAGTGGGGTCCCCTGCCTTTTGATGGGGATGGCGGTTTTGTTTTTGACGCTGTCTCTGGCCGCTTTGCCCCGACTCCTTTTCGCATCCGGCCGGGAGGATCGGCTGGTGGTGCTCGACGCGTTCAACACCCTGGTCTCCCTGGCTCTCCTGCTGGCGGCGGCGGCCTGCGAATCCCTGGTCATGGTCGACATCGCGATCGTCTACATCGTGGTCTCCTTCATTGTCGGGCTCTGTCTGGTCCAAGCCTCGGAAAGGGGGGTGTGA
- a CDS encoding Na(+)/H(+) antiporter subunit B — protein sequence MTSVLYVPLLTALLFSGCASLWIPGALSAVFSFAVFHLLLAVAFYVLGAPDVAFIQLAVGSGLSTIVLVIAIRACRVNGEGGGVR from the coding sequence ATGACCTCCGTTCTTTACGTTCCGCTGCTTACGGCCCTGCTGTTTTCGGGATGCGCGTCCTTGTGGATTCCGGGAGCCTTGAGCGCGGTGTTCTCCTTCGCCGTGTTCCACCTTCTTCTCGCGGTGGCGTTTTATGTTTTGGGGGCTCCCGATGTAGCCTTCATACAGCTTGCGGTCGGTTCGGGCCTTTCGACCATCGTCCTCGTGATCGCAATCCGGGCCTGTCGCGTCAACGGAGAGGGAGGAGGCGTCCGATGA
- a CDS encoding proton-conducting transporter transmembrane domain-containing protein: protein MSWRMHLPFLLIVVPVGGAFLMPFVGRLGETARDRFYRLVPFLLVPPAVLLFLRHLGQGTSLYVLGGGTGLLPGDWGAVRILLAIDPFSSGLVLCTVLLSLSGALFSVRDMERFSGKKRYASLHLLLVSGTVGMCLAADLFSLFVFMELCSLSAAGLTAFWRDRPESLGAGFRSLVSDRVGAIFFLMAAGALCGRYGTSNIFLLAERMRSGPLELLVLAVFLVVLASRCGLFPLHVGAVDTLGEVPGGIACLVAARLQAAFCAMVRLCGVPFAELAGTASWCLIVLGGLSGLAGGFMSLRERDLRRLAAHILVSQSGFAVSALGLALRLKQADPGRWAALEAGLLLSILAALAGGLLLLCTASLCHSAGTRFLDRMGGLAQNMPWTLSFTLMAGAFLVGLPPLSGFTARWKLCGAGIFLGPLFPAVPLVASLWGTGGILRGVSGAFLGPFRRSPSAVGEVPDGMKAGMGVLASSLLAVGLLVDWFPAGFLESGARSVFDSRRAVGVPLGWNGPVSDFGYWNVLAGCVLSLFVGGSLLALRAFGLAESGGRSCREGVRPFAERGEELGAPSFDLSSFGRTRRPFWDLPGLLHDGGVADSVGWLLSTLTVLALWLLWGAR, encoded by the coding sequence ATGAGCTGGCGCATGCACCTCCCGTTTCTGCTGATTGTCGTGCCGGTGGGGGGAGCCTTCCTGATGCCCTTCGTCGGACGCCTGGGCGAGACGGCCCGGGACCGCTTCTACCGTCTGGTCCCCTTTCTGCTTGTCCCGCCGGCCGTGCTGCTTTTTTTGAGGCACCTTGGGCAGGGCACCTCCCTTTACGTTCTTGGAGGAGGTACGGGCCTGCTCCCTGGAGACTGGGGCGCGGTACGGATTCTGCTCGCGATCGATCCCTTTTCCTCCGGGCTTGTCCTCTGCACGGTCCTGCTGTCCCTTTCCGGAGCGCTGTTCTCGGTCCGGGACATGGAGCGTTTTTCCGGAAAAAAACGTTACGCGTCCCTCCATCTTCTTCTGGTGTCGGGGACCGTCGGGATGTGCCTGGCCGCAGATCTTTTCAGTCTTTTTGTGTTCATGGAGCTGTGTTCCCTGTCGGCCGCCGGTTTGACGGCCTTTTGGAGGGACCGGCCGGAGAGCCTCGGTGCGGGGTTCCGATCCCTGGTCAGCGATCGGGTAGGGGCGATCTTTTTCCTGATGGCCGCTGGGGCCCTCTGCGGAAGATACGGAACATCGAACATTTTTCTGCTGGCGGAACGAATGCGCTCCGGCCCTCTGGAACTCCTCGTCCTGGCTGTTTTTCTGGTGGTCCTTGCCTCTCGATGCGGACTCTTTCCGTTGCATGTCGGAGCCGTCGACACCCTGGGTGAGGTGCCCGGAGGCATCGCCTGCCTCGTGGCTGCCCGTCTCCAGGCCGCCTTTTGCGCGATGGTGCGCCTCTGCGGCGTGCCGTTCGCAGAGCTTGCGGGGACAGCGTCCTGGTGCTTGATTGTCCTGGGGGGCCTGTCGGGACTGGCGGGTGGCTTCATGAGCCTGAGGGAGAGGGATCTCCGCCGTCTTGCGGCCCATATCCTCGTCTCTCAATCGGGCTTTGCGGTCTCGGCTTTGGGGTTGGCGCTTCGGCTGAAGCAGGCGGATCCTGGGCGGTGGGCGGCACTCGAGGCCGGGCTCCTCCTGAGCATTCTTGCCGCTCTGGCCGGGGGGCTCCTTCTGCTGTGCACCGCGTCCCTCTGCCATTCCGCGGGAACCCGATTTCTCGACAGAATGGGAGGCTTGGCCCAAAACATGCCGTGGACGCTCTCCTTTACCCTGATGGCCGGGGCCTTCCTCGTTGGGCTCCCTCCCCTCAGCGGTTTCACGGCAAGATGGAAACTTTGTGGAGCCGGAATATTTCTGGGCCCGCTTTTCCCTGCCGTGCCCCTCGTCGCCTCCCTGTGGGGAACCGGAGGGATCCTGAGGGGGGTGAGCGGCGCCTTTTTGGGCCCCTTCCGAAGGTCTCCGAGCGCCGTTGGCGAGGTCCCCGACGGGATGAAGGCAGGCATGGGAGTTCTCGCGTCGTCGCTCCTGGCCGTTGGTTTGTTGGTCGACTGGTTCCCCGCCGGGTTCCTCGAGTCGGGGGCCCGCTCGGTGTTCGACTCCCGAAGGGCCGTTGGCGTGCCCTTGGGCTGGAATGGTCCGGTATCCGATTTCGGGTATTGGAATGTGCTTGCCGGCTGCGTTCTTTCCCTTTTTGTGGGGGGAAGCCTTTTGGCGCTTCGGGCCTTCGGGCTCGCAGAGTCGGGGGGGCGGAGCTGCCGGGAGGGGGTCCGTCCGTTTGCCGAACGAGGGGAGGAACTCGGGGCCCCCTCCTTCGATTTGAGCTCCTTCGGCCGAACACGGCGCCCGTTTTGGGACCTTCCGGGTCTTCTGCACGACGGAGGCGTGGCGGACAGCGTGGGGTGGCTTCTGTCGACCCTGACCGTTCTCGCACTTTGGCTCCTTTGGGGGGCACGATGA